A section of the Agrococcus sp. SGAir0287 genome encodes:
- a CDS encoding ABC transporter substrate-binding protein, with protein sequence MKASLHQRSRRAALLAASTAGIVVLAACSTGGGAGGESDAPSDDPFIVGTILPQTGNLAFLGPPEFAGVDLAVADLEAADFPFDIEQIDTDSGDTTTDIAIQSAGQLVDAGASVVIGAASSGVSFTFIDQFVDAGIVQISPANTSPDFSTYDDDGYYWRTAPSDVLQGRVLGNLMVNDGAANVAFLYINDPYGIGLADNAGAAVEAGGGSVVASVSYNPGDTNFSSQVSEILAASPDAIGILAFEETANIIPELVSTQGYAASQVYFVDGNLSNSYEFPEGTLEGAKGTLPGNPADDTFQDRLLEIDDSLTDFSYAPESYDAVILAALAAAQGGSTDPETIRDNMQSVSEGGTKCTDVAECLQLIADGEDIDYDGVSGPIEFDDNGDPTEAYIGIYQYGADNRYTLLTTEFGSLNE encoded by the coding sequence ATGAAGGCATCCCTTCACCAGCGTTCGCGCCGCGCCGCGCTGCTCGCTGCATCCACCGCGGGCATCGTCGTGCTCGCCGCCTGCTCCACCGGGGGCGGCGCCGGTGGCGAGAGCGACGCGCCGAGCGACGACCCGTTCATCGTCGGCACGATCCTGCCCCAGACCGGCAACCTCGCCTTCCTCGGCCCGCCCGAGTTCGCAGGCGTCGACCTCGCCGTCGCCGACCTCGAGGCCGCCGACTTCCCGTTCGACATCGAGCAGATCGACACCGACTCGGGCGACACGACGACCGACATCGCCATCCAGTCGGCCGGCCAGCTCGTCGACGCCGGCGCGTCCGTCGTCATCGGCGCCGCCTCGTCGGGCGTGTCGTTCACGTTCATCGACCAGTTCGTCGACGCGGGCATCGTGCAGATCTCGCCGGCGAACACGTCGCCCGACTTCTCGACCTACGACGACGACGGCTACTACTGGCGCACCGCCCCCTCGGACGTGCTCCAGGGTCGCGTGCTCGGCAACCTCATGGTGAACGACGGCGCCGCCAACGTGGCGTTCCTCTACATCAACGACCCCTACGGCATCGGCCTGGCGGACAACGCCGGCGCAGCCGTCGAGGCCGGCGGCGGCTCGGTGGTCGCCTCCGTCTCGTACAACCCGGGCGACACGAACTTCTCGTCGCAGGTGTCGGAGATCCTCGCCGCGAGCCCCGACGCGATCGGCATCCTCGCGTTCGAGGAGACGGCGAACATCATCCCCGAGCTCGTCTCGACGCAGGGATACGCGGCCAGCCAGGTGTACTTCGTCGACGGCAACCTCTCCAACTCGTACGAGTTCCCGGAGGGCACGCTCGAGGGCGCCAAGGGCACGCTGCCCGGCAACCCCGCCGACGACACCTTCCAGGACCGCCTCCTCGAGATCGACGACTCGCTGACCGACTTCTCGTACGCTCCCGAGTCGTACGACGCGGTCATCCTCGCGGCCCTCGCGGCCGCGCAGGGCGGCTCGACCGACCCCGAGACCATCCGCGACAACATGCAGTCGGTCTCGGAGGGCGGCACGAAGTGCACCGACGTCGCCGAGTGCCTGCAGCTCATCGCGGACGGCGAGGACATCGACTACGACGGCGTCTCCGGACCCATCGAGTTCGATGACAACGGCGACCCGACCGAGGCGTACATCGGCATCTACCAGTACGGTGCCGACAACCGCTACACGCTGCTCACCACGGAGTTCGGCTCGCTGAACGAGTAG
- the rarD gene encoding EamA family transporter RarD: protein MRTTESGRGLALAVGAYAVWGVVPAYVVLMQGVAAIELVGWRVLASVVVAALIVTAVRGWGALCAVLRDRRSLLALGASGLAILVNWTVFAYAVLSGHIIETSLGYFLNPILSIVLAVVVLHERLRPAQWVAVGISVVAVVVLVVAYRSFPWIAILLALAFSVYGLLKKQVGARVDAITGFTLETAATVPFAIGMLVVSTIVAGPTILDVPPLVQLAVVGFGVVTAVPLMLFSAAARRVSLTTLGFTQYLAPILSLLFGWLVMGEPMPPERLIGFGLVWLSLAVLMVDLVVAEGRRRRSPAVPAPAP, encoded by the coding sequence ATGAGGACGACGGAGTCGGGGCGCGGGCTGGCGCTCGCGGTGGGCGCATACGCCGTGTGGGGCGTCGTGCCTGCGTACGTCGTGCTCATGCAGGGCGTCGCCGCAATCGAGCTCGTCGGCTGGCGCGTGCTGGCGTCCGTCGTCGTCGCCGCGCTCATCGTCACCGCCGTGCGCGGCTGGGGCGCCCTCTGCGCGGTGCTGCGCGACCGGCGCTCGCTCCTGGCGCTCGGCGCCTCCGGCCTCGCGATCCTCGTGAACTGGACGGTCTTCGCCTACGCCGTCCTCTCCGGCCACATCATCGAGACGAGCCTCGGCTACTTCCTGAACCCGATCCTGTCGATCGTGCTCGCCGTCGTCGTGCTGCACGAGCGCCTGCGACCGGCGCAGTGGGTGGCGGTGGGCATCAGCGTCGTCGCCGTCGTCGTGCTCGTCGTCGCCTACCGCTCGTTCCCGTGGATCGCGATCCTGCTCGCGCTCGCCTTCTCCGTCTACGGCCTGCTCAAGAAGCAGGTCGGCGCCCGCGTCGACGCGATCACGGGGTTCACGCTCGAGACCGCAGCCACCGTGCCGTTCGCGATCGGAATGCTCGTCGTCTCCACGATCGTCGCGGGGCCGACGATCCTCGACGTCCCGCCGCTCGTGCAGCTCGCCGTCGTCGGCTTCGGCGTCGTCACGGCCGTGCCGCTCATGCTGTTCTCGGCGGCGGCCCGTCGCGTCTCGCTCACGACGCTCGGCTTCACGCAGTACCTCGCGCCGATCCTCTCCCTCCTCTTCGGCTGGCTCGTCATGGGCGAGCCGATGCCGCCCGAGCGACTGATCGGCTTCGGACTCGTGTGGCTCTCGCTCGCCGTGCTCATGGTCGACCTCGTCGTCGCCGAGGGTCGTCGACGCCGCTCGCCGGCGGTGCCTGCGCCCGCGCCCTGA
- the groES gene encoding co-chaperone GroES: MSVSIKPLEDRIVIRQVEAETTTASGLVIPDTAKEKPQEGEVVAVGPGRVDDNGNRVPVDVAEGDRVIYSKYGGTEVKFGGEEFLVLSARDVLAVVVR; the protein is encoded by the coding sequence GTGTCGGTCTCCATCAAGCCGCTCGAGGACCGCATCGTCATCCGCCAGGTCGAGGCGGAGACGACGACTGCCAGCGGTCTCGTCATCCCGGACACCGCCAAGGAGAAGCCCCAGGAGGGCGAGGTCGTGGCCGTGGGCCCCGGCCGTGTCGACGACAACGGCAACCGCGTGCCCGTCGACGTCGCCGAGGGCGACCGGGTCATCTACTCGAAGTACGGCGGCACGGAGGTGAAGTTCGGCGGCGAGGAGTTCCTCGTGCTGTCGGCTCGCGACGTGCTCGCGGTGGTCGTGCGCTGA
- a CDS encoding class I SAM-dependent methyltransferase encodes MDAAALRLLLSRDGLALLDEVSATLDDLGGAVQAVQSLRRRGHDPALVAAVLTQARLRRRGAAKFGPFAASMLFTEAGLEQATRLRVAAVHAGRMRDAGVASVADLGCGIGGDAMAIAATGCTVRAVDADEVTAAVAGFNLAPLPEATVVHGRAEDADLRDVDAIWADPARRDATGRRLPVEAWSPSLPWLLSLADERPMGVKLGPAIDHEHLPADGEAQWVTVDGETVEAVAWTGSLARPGVRTSAIVLDDAGAHELAGSPDEDAVDVRALGAWLHEPAGAVIRARLIGAVAAEIDAGLVSERIAYLTTDADVVSPFTQRFRVVATMPLDERAIQRELRARGIGTLEVKKRGADVDPDRLRRRLRLAGDGAATLLATRVDGRHRAILAERA; translated from the coding sequence ATGGATGCCGCCGCCCTGCGTCTGCTGCTCTCGCGCGACGGGCTCGCGCTGCTCGACGAGGTGTCGGCGACGCTCGACGACCTCGGCGGCGCCGTGCAGGCGGTGCAGTCGCTGCGCCGCCGCGGGCACGACCCGGCGCTCGTCGCCGCCGTGCTGACCCAGGCTCGGCTCCGTCGGCGGGGCGCGGCGAAGTTCGGCCCGTTCGCAGCCTCGATGCTCTTCACGGAGGCCGGGCTCGAGCAGGCGACGCGCCTGCGGGTCGCGGCGGTCCATGCGGGGCGCATGCGCGATGCGGGCGTGGCCTCCGTCGCCGACCTCGGCTGCGGCATCGGCGGCGACGCGATGGCGATCGCCGCGACCGGCTGCACGGTGCGCGCGGTGGATGCGGACGAGGTGACCGCGGCGGTCGCCGGGTTCAACCTCGCACCGCTGCCCGAGGCGACCGTCGTGCACGGCCGCGCGGAGGACGCGGACCTTCGGGACGTGGACGCGATCTGGGCCGACCCGGCTCGCCGCGACGCGACGGGTCGGCGGCTGCCGGTCGAGGCGTGGTCGCCGTCGCTGCCGTGGCTCCTGTCGCTGGCCGACGAGCGGCCGATGGGCGTGAAGCTCGGACCCGCGATCGACCACGAGCACCTGCCCGCCGACGGCGAGGCGCAGTGGGTGACGGTCGACGGCGAGACGGTGGAGGCCGTGGCGTGGACGGGGTCGCTCGCGCGTCCGGGCGTGCGCACCTCGGCGATCGTGCTCGACGACGCCGGGGCGCACGAGCTCGCGGGCTCCCCCGACGAGGATGCCGTCGACGTGCGCGCGCTCGGCGCCTGGCTGCACGAGCCGGCCGGCGCCGTCATCCGCGCGCGGCTCATCGGCGCCGTGGCGGCCGAGATCGACGCGGGGCTCGTGAGCGAGCGCATCGCCTACCTCACGACCGACGCGGACGTCGTGAGCCCCTTCACGCAGCGCTTCCGCGTGGTCGCGACGATGCCGCTCGACGAGCGCGCCATCCAGCGCGAGCTCCGGGCGCGCGGCATCGGGACGCTCGAGGTGAAGAAGCGCGGCGCCGACGTCGACCCCGACCGGCTGCGTCGGCGCCTGCGGCTCGCGGGCGACGGCGCCGCGACGCTGCTCGCGACGCGCGTCGACGGCAGGCACCGCGCGATCCTCGCCGAGCGCGCCTGA